One Coccinella septempunctata chromosome 1, icCocSept1.1, whole genome shotgun sequence DNA window includes the following coding sequences:
- the LOC123322757 gene encoding uncharacterized protein LOC123322757 gives MPSFCCMINCGSRGERDNVRFFRIPSNLASYKHQQQLRELAILRRQKWLAAIRREDFTEDKIKYARVCSKHFITGEPAALKDTLNPDWVPSLHLGYGYERISEEDGVKKMERYKRKRIRQDVEEAGPSDTPLELPSEDNIEDVSVQENVQNSQGVQTDITNQDFISMKVELSDLRQQLKKMRDLTICVEVLEGNDIKTLYYTGLPTYMEFDKVSNLVVPYIKTNLNTVLSPSNQVLLTLMKLRLNLYFKDIAHRFGISPTTAANYFKTVLAILCLRLKNFVFWPERETLLKTMPSCFKEAFQENTTVIIDCFEIKTERPNDMLAAAQTWSHYKHSQTVKYLIGITPQGSICFISEGWGGRASDKIITEQSQFLENLLPGDTVIADRGFLIKEFVELFGASVKVPAFKRGRSQFHPIDLEHTRAIAHVRIHVERVIGLLRQKYTILDSVIPMTLLSVKGDNSILDEIVFVSCALINLCPPIIPP, from the exons ATGCCCTCTTTTTGCTGCATGATAAATTGTGGAAGCCGTGGAGAACGTGACAATGTCCGTTTTTTCCGCATTCCTTCCAATTTGGCTAGTTACAAGCATCAACAGCAATTGAGAGAATTGGCCATTTTGAGAAGACAGAAGTGGCTAGCAGCAATAAGGAGAGAAGATTTTACAGAAGATAAAATCAAGTATGCACGTGTGTGCTCAAAGCATTTCATAACAG GCGAACCAGCAGCTTTGAAGGATACTCTGAATCCAGATTGGGTTCCATCCCTACATCTTGGATATGGATATGAAAGGATATCAGAAGAAGATGGTGTCAAAAAAATGGAGCGATACAAGAGAAAAAGG ATCAGGCAAGATGTGGAAGAAGCAGGACCATCTGATACACCTCTTGAATTGCCTTCTGAAGACAATATTGAGGATGTATCGGTACAAGAAAATGTCCAAAACTCACAAGGAGTCCAAACGGACATAACTAATCAAGATTTTATCTCAATGAAGGTAGAACTAAGTGATTTGAGACAGCAATTGAAGAAGATGAGAGATTTAACAATATGTGTGGAAGTATTAGAAGGCAACGATATAAAAACTCTATATTATACTGGCCTTCCAACATATATGGagtttgacaaagtttcaaatttaGTTGTGCCTTATATAAAAACTAATTTGAACACAGTGCTATCGCCCTCAAATCAAGTGTTATTGACACTTATGAAACTAAGATTAAACTTGTATTTCAAGGATATAGCACATAGATTTGGCATAAGTCCTACAACAGCGGCTAATTATTTCAAAACAGTTTTGGCCATTCTATGTTTGagattgaagaattttgttttttggcCTGAGAGGGAAACATTGTTAAAAACAATGCCTTCCTGTTTTAAAGAGGCATTTCAGGAAAATACAACAGTGATTATTGactgttttgaaataaaaacagaGAGACCAAATGATATGTTGGCAGCTGCTCAAACGTGGTCACATTATAAGCATAGCCAGACTGTTAAATATTTAATAGGAATTACACCACAGGGCAGTATTTGCTTCATCAGTGAAGGATGGGGAGGACGAgcatctgataaaatcattacTGAACAGTCTCAGTTTCTGGAAAATTTATTGCCAGGTGATACAGTAATAGCTGACAGAGGTTTTTTAATAAAAGAATTTGTGGAATTGTTTGGGGCTAGTGTAAAGGTGCCAGCATTTAAGAGAGGTAGATCTCAGTTCCACCCAATAGATTTGGAACATACGAGAGCCATAGCGCATGTTCGAATTCATGTGGAAAGAGTCATAGGTTTACTAAgacaaaaatatacaattttAGATAGTGTAATTCCTATGACTCTATTGAGTGTTAAAGGTGACAATTCAATTTTGGATGAAATTGTTTTTGTGTCTTGTGCCCTAATTAATTTATGTCCACCTATTATACCACCATAA
- the LOC123322756 gene encoding uncharacterized protein LOC123322756, with product MSGTSDYFNKLLLEHPDVASRYKQKIMCINNIDPFSLDPSTFSTNPENFPPINNLDIVSYLVLTTSFYTRLQMKAYKSLNAYNYFKSGFVQSIGAIKIAEFHVIVGSVKHSQRMTEAPLKAWIISSSDGSIECAHCTCMAGTGEACSHIGALLFAVEYVNVCRSTTSCTDVRALWKVPTVQEIRAEKVKEINFGRIRAYHSVNVGEVPAVTKDELITLVDEIRKAGGSTVLERVLEPFASTFPQEDLLVNYYKTLYSENYETLNKEQLMELANNIFIVISSEECNAILEKTKGQKEQKEWWNQRAGRITASKLKLVCRTSVDKPSLSLIKQICYPLQSRFKSKYTEWGIRHEEDALAEYCNYQGLSHEGFRVERVGLFISPELSQFAASPDALAHCNCCGTVSVEIKCPYLLKNSTIEDFSKQKSKFLVQELNNIYLDQSHLYYYQVQQQMALTKTMYNDFVVWSPSEFFVQRIPFDEDFWHVHREKALEFHQRVIMPELLAKFFTKCTPALPVWCICQEPDDGRPMIECANENCDIKWFHMTCVGLTVVPEYFSCHTCIVQQSL from the exons ATGAGTGGAACCAGTGACTATTTTAATAAATTATTGTTGGAACATCCTGATGTTGCTTCCAGATACAAGCAAAAAATAATGTGCATCAACAATATCGATCCGTTTTCGTTAGATCCTAGCACTTTCAGTACGAATCCTGAAAATTTTCCACCGATAAATAATTTGGATATTGTTAGTTACTTAGTGTTAACTACAAGCTTTTATACGCGACTTCAAATGAAGGCTTACAAAAGCTTAAATGCTTACAATTATTTTAAGTCTGGATTCGTCCAAAGCATTGGTGCAATAAAAATTGCTGAGTTTCACGTGATTGTTGGCAGT GTGAAACATTCGCAACGCATGACGGAAGCTCCATTGAAGGCTTGGATCATATCTTCTTCTGATGGAAGCATAGAATGTGCACACTGCACATGCATGGCTGGGACTGGTGAAGCCTGTAGCCACATCGGTGCTCTACTGTTTGCAGTAGAATATGTAAATGTGTGCCGATCTACAACTTCCTGCACAGATGTAAGGGCACTTTGGAAGGTTCCAACTGTGCAAGAAATCAGGGCTGAAAAAGTTAAGGAGATAAACTTTGGACGAATAAGGGCCTACCATTCTGTAAATGTTGGGGAGGTGCCTGCAGTCACAAAAGATGAACTCATAACACTTGTGGATGAAATTCGCAAGGCTGGAGGTTCAACAGTTTTGGAAagagttcttgaaccctttgcGTCAACCTTTCCACAAGAAGATTTGTTAGTAAATTACTACAAAACTCTCTactctgaaaattatgaaaccTTGAATAAGGAACAATTAATGGAATTAGCGAACAATATTTTCATTGTTATTTCATCTGAAGAATGTAATGCAATTTTAGAAAAAACAAAGGGCCAGAAGGAGCAAAAGGAATGGTGGAATCAGAGAGCAGGCCGCATAACTGCTTCAAAATTGAAACTAGTCTGTAGAACATCAGTTGACAAACCATCCCTATCCCTGATAAAACAAATCTGCTATCCTCTTCAGTCTAGATTTAAATCTAAATATACAGAATGGGGAATAAGACATGAGGAAGATGCTCTTGCTGAATACTGCAATTATCAAGGCCTTTCTCATGAGGGATTTCGTGTAGAAAGAGTGGGTTTATTCATTTCCCCCGAGCTTTCACAGTTTGCTGCCTCGCCAGATGCCCTTGCGCATTGCAATTGTTGTGGGACTGTAAGTGTGGAGATAAAATGCCCATatctgttgaaaaattcaacaattgagGATTTTTCTAAGcaaaaatccaaatttttggttcaagaactaaataacATTTATTTAGATCAGAGCCATTTGTACTATTATCAAGTACAGCAACAAATGGCTCTGACAAAAACAATGTACAATGATTTTGTTGTGTGGAGTCCGTCTGAGTTCTTTGTACAGAGAATACCCTTTGATGAAGATTTCTGGCATGTACATAGAGAAAAGGCTCTAGAATTTCACCAAAGAGTAATAATGCCTGAACTCTTGGCCAAATTTTTTACAAAATGCACTCCTGCTCTTCCTGTGTGGTGCATTTGTCAAGAACCAGATGATGGGAGACCAATGATTGAATGTGCAAAtgaaaattgtgatatcaaatGGTTTCATATGACATGTGTTGGTCTCACTGTAGTGCCAGAATATTTTTCATGTCATACCTGTATAGTACAACAGTCTCTGTGA